The window CAATCGACGGAAGAGGCGGCGCCACGGGCTCATCGCCCAAGTTCCTGAAGGACGCCACCACCGTGCCTACGCTCTACGCCCTCTCCAGGGCGCGGAGGTACATGGACGAGAACAAGATGGACCAGGAGCTCGTCATAACGGGAGGGCTCAGGACCAGCAAGGACTTCATCAAGGCGCTGGCCATGGGTGCGGATGCCATCGCGATAGCATCGGCCGGCCTCATGGCCCTGGGATGCCAGAGATACAGGATCTGCAACACCGGCAAATGCCCCATGGGGATCGCCACACAGGATCCCGAACTCGAATCCCGTCTGGACCAGGAAGCCGGAGCACTCAGGGTGGCCAACTATCTGAACGCATCCGCCGAGGAGCTGAGGATATTCCTCCGCGTCTCTGGTCACAAGAGCCTCGGAGAGCTGTCGCTGGACGATCTGTGCACTGTGAACTCCGAGATCTCCCAGAACACCGGTATCAGGCACGCCTGATCAGAGGACGACGAGATTCTCCGCCAGGATTGCTTCCTTGTGGTCCTTGCGGCCCAAGGCGGCCTCCAGATCGGCGCTGTGCTTGCCCGCGATGGCGGACATGTCCTTGGAACCGTAGTTGGCGATCCCTTTGGCGATCCTCTGACCGTCGCAGACGATGTCGACGACCTCGCCCTTGTCGAACGATCCCTCAACGGAACGTATGCCGACCGGCAGAAGGGACTTGTGATCGAGCACGGCCTTCACCGCACCCGTATCGATCGTCAATGTGCCAGATGCGTGAGCGGACTTGATCCATCTGCGTTTCTTCGTGATCTCGTTATCAGAGACGAATATCGTTCCGATATCGTCGCCGGTGACCGCCCTGTATACCGCGTCCTGCTCCTTGCTGGATGCGATTATCATGCTGCAGCCAGCATCCTTGCAGATCTCCGCGGCATCGAGCTTGGTCCTCATACCGCCGGTACCGAGCCCCGTGCTGCTGTCCCCGGCCATGGCACGGACCGACTGGTCCAAGTTGCGGACCTCGGGCACGAGCTTGGCATCCGGGTTCTTGGTGGGGTCGGAATCGTACAGCCCCTTCACATCGGAGAGTATCACGAGCAGGTCCGCGTCGGTCCTGCTGGCGACTATCGCGGAGAGGGTGTCGTTATCACCGAACTTGATCTCGGTGATGCACACCGCATCGTTCTCGTTGA of the methanogenic archaeon mixed culture ISO4-G1 genome contains:
- a CDS encoding glutamate 5-kinase ProB, with the translated sequence MSRKQLLGNVDRVVIKIGTTSLMQGRKTISIDFMDSVAEQVKALREEGKEVLIVTSGAIGVGLRAMKVQANPNDIPIRQAAASVGQSILMQRWSDSFQRQGMLVGQVLMSLDTYSDRDSAINLNNTINSLLENGVVPIFNENDAVCITEIKFGDNDTLSAIVASRTDADLLVILSDVKGLYDSDPTKNPDAKLVPEVRNLDQSVRAMAGDSSTGLGTGGMRTKLDAAEICKDAGCSMIIASSKEQDAVYRAVTGDDIGTIFVSDNEITKKRRWIKSAHASGTLTIDTGAVKAVLDHKSLLPVGIRSVEGSFDKGEVVDIVCDGQRIAKGIANYGSKDMSAIAGKHSADLEAALGRKDHKEAILAENLVVL